In one window of Candidatus Binataceae bacterium DNA:
- a CDS encoding isoprenylcysteine carboxylmethyltransferase family protein, with product MKNPRAKMWLDGVAISVLIALALFFSAGTIDYWQAWSYLGVSAVPSVLLILFMSKDPILVENRTKAGPTAEKRTIQKIIVLCTGLAAIAAFVVPGLDRRFGWSNVPSWLSIMGDIIIIVALWMVFRVFKENSFGSATVEVAKGQRVISTGPYAIVRNPMYASAAVYFIGMSLALGSYWGLIASVLTILGLVWRLFDEEKFLAKNLPGYEEYCAKVPWHLIPGIF from the coding sequence ATGAAAAATCCTAGGGCAAAAATGTGGCTCGACGGTGTCGCGATCTCTGTCCTTATCGCGCTTGCGCTGTTCTTTTCGGCGGGAACAATCGATTACTGGCAGGCTTGGTCCTATCTTGGAGTGAGCGCCGTGCCGAGCGTTCTTCTCATACTCTTCATGTCAAAAGACCCTATATTGGTGGAGAACCGGACGAAGGCCGGCCCGACGGCCGAGAAGCGAACCATCCAAAAGATCATCGTGCTATGCACGGGACTCGCGGCCATCGCAGCGTTCGTGGTCCCCGGCCTTGACCGCCGTTTCGGCTGGTCCAATGTTCCATCGTGGCTTTCGATAATGGGCGACATCATCATAATAGTTGCACTGTGGATGGTGTTCCGGGTTTTCAAGGAAAACTCTTTTGGCTCCGCTACCGTCGAAGTCGCCAAAGGTCAAAGAGTGATCTCCACCGGCCCCTATGCGATTGTGCGCAACCCGATGTACGCGAGCGCGGCAGTATATTTCATTGGAATGTCGTTGGCGCTCGGCTCCTACTGGGGGCTCATCGCCTCCGTCCTCACGATCCTCGGCCTCGTGTGGCGGTTGTTCGACGAAGAAAAATTCCTCGCCAAAAACCTGCCCGGTTATGAGGAATACTGCGCCAAGGTGCCTTGGCATCTGATACCGGGAATCTTTTAA
- a CDS encoding ABC transporter permease subunit has product MSKRRIGAIFRKELREYRRNRSVLVALAIFPLIFLIQPIVVVYIVPASKAAQLSHGHVLLYMLALPVLTPAMLAAYAVAGEREQGTLEPVLTTPIRREEFLLGKALAVLAPSTGIAYAVFAFFLAFVACFAHPAVASAILHGPDILAQVFFTPLLAAFSVWVGIAVSTRSSDVRVAQQLSLLGSLPVGVATSLIAFDVIHATFGLAIVLAVLLLLANALSWRIVTPMFDRERLLTGTS; this is encoded by the coding sequence GTGAGCAAGAGGCGAATCGGGGCCATCTTCCGCAAAGAGCTGCGCGAGTACCGCCGCAACCGCTCCGTGCTCGTTGCGTTGGCGATCTTCCCGCTCATCTTCCTCATTCAACCGATCGTTGTCGTGTACATCGTGCCCGCGTCGAAAGCAGCCCAACTCAGCCACGGGCATGTCTTGCTCTACATGCTCGCCCTCCCGGTACTCACGCCTGCCATGCTCGCCGCCTACGCGGTCGCCGGCGAACGCGAGCAGGGAACCCTTGAGCCGGTTCTGACGACACCAATTCGTCGCGAAGAATTCCTGCTCGGAAAGGCGCTGGCCGTACTCGCTCCGTCGACCGGAATCGCCTATGCAGTGTTCGCATTCTTCCTTGCCTTCGTTGCGTGCTTCGCGCATCCCGCCGTCGCGTCGGCGATCCTCCACGGTCCGGACATCCTCGCCCAGGTGTTCTTCACGCCGCTCCTCGCCGCCTTTTCGGTTTGGGTCGGCATAGCTGTCTCCACCCGCTCGAGCGACGTTCGAGTCGCCCAGCAGCTCAGCCTCCTCGGGAGTCTCCCGGTGGGCGTGGCGACATCGCTCATCGCATTCGACGTGATTCACGCGACGTTCGGCCTCGCGATCGTCCTCGCGGTGCTGCTGCTGCTCGCCAACGCGTTGAGTTGGAGGATCGTGACGCCGATGTTCGACCGCGAAAGGCTTTTAACCGGCACTAGTTGA
- a CDS encoding ABC transporter ATP-binding protein, which translates to MSKRSNSWSHTLRPAHADAQEAIFHQSVTGPALSVRHLSKRFGDRVAFKDVSFEIGYGEVFGFLGPNGAGKTTTVRTLGTLIAPTSGFAAVAGLPLTPENGVEIRRRIAIMPESPGLFLRLSVVENLTCFADLYEVADPKARIASSLEAVNLADRAQDICGALSKGLRQRVALARALLSDPEVLFLDEPTSGLDPVAAREVHELIIGLRKRGVTIFLTTHRLEEAERLCDRVAILNTTLRTIGRPDELRDQLFARTLTIRTSAPLPDPDRVFRGLSGVNGWSLKGQSGYVLTVSDPALAAPGVTRALVAAGADVLAISESYHSLEDVYLELVNEDVDADPRSA; encoded by the coding sequence ATGAGCAAAAGATCCAATTCTTGGTCACACACGCTTCGCCCAGCACATGCGGACGCGCAAGAGGCAATTTTTCATCAGTCGGTTACGGGTCCAGCATTGTCGGTCCGACATCTGTCGAAGCGATTCGGTGACCGCGTCGCGTTCAAGGACGTCTCCTTCGAGATCGGCTACGGCGAGGTGTTTGGCTTCCTCGGCCCCAACGGCGCCGGTAAGACCACGACCGTGCGGACGCTCGGTACTCTCATTGCCCCGACCTCAGGCTTCGCGGCGGTTGCCGGCCTTCCGCTCACGCCCGAAAACGGCGTTGAGATCCGCAGACGAATCGCGATCATGCCTGAGTCACCGGGACTCTTCTTGCGCTTGAGCGTCGTCGAGAACCTCACATGCTTCGCCGACTTGTACGAGGTGGCCGACCCGAAGGCTCGCATCGCGAGTTCGCTGGAAGCGGTCAACTTGGCCGACCGTGCTCAGGATATCTGCGGCGCCCTGTCCAAGGGCTTACGCCAACGGGTCGCCCTGGCCAGGGCGCTGCTCAGCGACCCTGAGGTGCTGTTTCTCGACGAGCCTACCTCCGGCCTCGACCCGGTCGCCGCTCGAGAGGTCCACGAACTGATCATCGGGCTCCGCAAGCGGGGCGTCACGATCTTCCTGACGACCCATCGGCTAGAGGAAGCAGAACGTCTCTGCGACCGGGTCGCGATCCTGAACACGACCCTGCGTACGATCGGCCGCCCCGACGAGCTCCGGGACCAACTGTTCGCCAGAACTCTCACGATCCGGACCAGCGCTCCGCTTCCGGATCCCGACCGGGTGTTCCGCGGCCTTTCGGGGGTCAACGGCTGGAGCTTGAAGGGCCAGTCCGGATACGTTCTCACGGTCTCCGACCCTGCGCTCGCCGCGCCAGGTGTAACTCGAGCGCTGGTGGCAGCCGGAGCCGACGTGCTGGCGATCAGCGAGTCGTATCACTCACTCGAAGACGTGTACCTGGAGCTAGTCAACGAAGATGTGGACGCAGATCCGAGGTCAGCGTGA
- a CDS encoding LLM class flavin-dependent oxidoreductase, with protein sequence MGGLPVDVSLFFELETSDLSEASVRRTFDQCIEQTMLADQLGYRCVWFTEHHFLPGFSYSSSPELVLAHLAAKTKNIRLGHGIVLLPFRINHPLRVAERIATLDLLSNGRVEFGGGRAISESELSAFEVDPDDTRPQWEEALSILPKMWTQENFHYESRTLRMPERQVVPKPVQKPHPPMWVACTQPATLEFAADHGLGALGFGIGQGQSNDFVRLYRERIKNCKPIGATVNNKFALLTFTLCCDTDEEALAIQGPNFRMYGDAVRNLFAPWIDGKPPRSYEWFMKYWKETAYDAARSVPMSEIVKAGGACIGSPETCLKVLQYLSDAGVDEALLFMQMYTTPHDKIMRSIELIASKVMPRLKRSPEPTR encoded by the coding sequence AGTGTGAGGCGCACATTCGATCAGTGCATCGAGCAGACGATGCTCGCCGACCAACTCGGCTACCGTTGTGTATGGTTTACCGAGCATCACTTTCTGCCCGGATTCTCCTACAGTTCCTCGCCGGAGCTCGTCCTGGCGCATCTGGCCGCCAAGACTAAAAACATCCGCCTGGGACACGGGATCGTGCTGCTGCCTTTCCGCATCAACCATCCCCTGAGGGTGGCTGAACGCATCGCCACCCTGGATCTGCTGTCAAACGGGCGGGTCGAGTTCGGCGGGGGGCGTGCAATCTCGGAATCGGAACTTTCCGCTTTTGAAGTCGATCCTGACGATACTCGTCCCCAGTGGGAGGAAGCGCTGAGCATCCTTCCGAAGATGTGGACGCAAGAAAATTTCCACTATGAAAGCCGGACTCTGCGAATGCCCGAGCGCCAGGTCGTGCCGAAGCCGGTCCAAAAGCCGCATCCGCCCATGTGGGTGGCATGCACTCAGCCGGCCACGCTGGAATTCGCGGCCGATCATGGCCTGGGCGCGCTGGGTTTTGGAATTGGGCAGGGCCAGTCGAACGACTTCGTTCGCCTCTACCGTGAACGAATCAAGAACTGCAAACCGATTGGTGCGACGGTCAACAACAAATTTGCTTTGTTGACCTTCACACTTTGCTGCGACACCGACGAGGAAGCCCTGGCGATTCAGGGGCCGAACTTCAGAATGTACGGCGACGCGGTGCGCAATCTGTTCGCCCCCTGGATCGACGGTAAGCCTCCGCGCTCCTACGAATGGTTCATGAAGTATTGGAAGGAAACCGCGTATGATGCGGCGCGTTCGGTACCGATGTCGGAGATCGTCAAGGCCGGCGGCGCCTGTATCGGCAGTCCCGAAACCTGCCTCAAAGTCCTGCAATATCTCTCGGATGCGGGGGTGGACGAAGCCTTGCTCTTCATGCAGATGTACACCACACCGCACGACAAGATCATGCGATCGATCGAGTTGATAGCCAGTAAAGTGATGCCGAGGCTTAAGCGCTCGCCCGAGCCCACCCGCTGA